A window of Ignavibacterium sp. contains these coding sequences:
- a CDS encoding rhodanese-like domain-containing protein, giving the protein MKLSALFTLFIILTFNMFAQSTSDVPSINIDEFINLIEKDSSVIILDVRTPAELAGPLGKINKAINIPIQELPDRIDELKPYKDKQIYVICRTQNRSYASSQFLNKNGYKSIYVTGGMTEYYNKKNLNK; this is encoded by the coding sequence ATGAAATTATCTGCGTTATTCACATTATTCATAATTTTAACTTTCAATATGTTTGCACAATCAACTTCTGATGTACCTTCAATAAACATAGATGAATTTATAAATCTGATTGAGAAGGATTCATCTGTAATCATTCTCGATGTAAGAACTCCTGCTGAACTAGCCGGACCATTAGGTAAAATTAATAAAGCAATAAACATCCCAATTCAGGAATTGCCTGACCGGATAGATGAATTAAAACCTTATAAAGACAAACAGATCTACGTAATCTGCCGAACTCAGAATCGCTCTTATGCATCTTCACAGTTCTTAAATAAAAACGGATATAAGTCGATTTATGTTACCGGAGGAATGACAGAATACTACAATAAAAAAAATCTGAATAAATAG
- a CDS encoding TonB-dependent receptor: protein MKKFSYQFIFILLIFISFQTSLLSQSGKIAGKVIDGTSNEGIPFVNIIIEGTNYGAASDIDGNYSIIGVPPGTYNLKASAIGYNPQTVQGVKVSIDLTTQVNFTLYETSIELKEEVVVVATRPPVTKDLTSSTSIIGADEISVLPVTEFQEVLNLKAGIVGGSVRGGRKGEVVYAIDGVPVTDVYDGSTVVDVNANSIQELQFISGAFNAEYGRALSGYVNIATKDGDNKFNGTFTSYIGDYYSTNDKIFRDIKNFQPVNIRNFEGSFSGPIIQNTLFFYLNARYIYFGGWINGKRVFNPWNITENRGASFPLAERYILSVNPDSGLGDGKIVPMNWNEKIYGQGKLTYRPFTNFKINYSYFLDKVDYQDYDHSFAYNPDGDYKRFRKGYTNILGLTHTLTPNSFYTLNFTYFFKSYKQYVYEDPNDPRYTNDVLLGQQPAEVPSFRTGGTQAGNFKRLTNTYGVKWDFTSQVDKINMVKFGVEFNYHNLGFDDIYLMQPLNTEDPRVTRNPFVRRYIPNPDDPNENLNINRYIRKPIEFSAYLQDKIELNEMIINVGVRMDYFKPDGKLLVDPTDPDVYRPKKPENIALSLEERKAKWYKDPTDKIQLSPRLGIAFPITDRGVIHFSYGHFFQIPNFDILFTNPEYKFGFGTGNLGIAGNPDLKPQQTISGEIGLQQALTDDITFDLTGYFRDIRNLAGTRADEIRIFGGTSTYSQFVNSDFGFVKGIVFTLTKRLSNNWSATIDYTFQSAKGNASDPAATRNAIAGGAQPEIQLVRLDWDQTHTVNATFSYTSEADWGFSLIGSYGSGFPYTPTQSFNLSALLTNSELKPSSFNVDLRAYKDIQLGFMKISFFTRVYNLFDIQNQVNVYNDSGTADFTIDEYLRRREGNPELVNTLDEYYRNPTFYSEPRRIEVGATLFF from the coding sequence ATGAAAAAATTTTCTTACCAATTTATTTTCATTTTATTAATATTTATTTCATTTCAAACTTCACTCCTCTCACAAAGCGGTAAAATAGCAGGTAAAGTAATCGACGGAACAAGTAACGAAGGTATTCCTTTTGTCAATATCATTATTGAAGGTACTAATTATGGTGCTGCCTCTGATATTGATGGGAATTACAGTATCATCGGAGTTCCGCCGGGAACATACAATCTTAAAGCTTCTGCAATTGGTTATAATCCGCAAACTGTTCAGGGAGTTAAAGTTTCAATTGACCTGACAACTCAGGTTAATTTTACGCTTTATGAAACAAGTATTGAACTGAAAGAAGAAGTTGTTGTAGTAGCAACTCGTCCACCTGTAACTAAAGATTTAACTTCGTCAACATCTATAATCGGTGCTGATGAAATATCTGTTTTGCCGGTTACTGAATTTCAGGAAGTATTAAATCTTAAAGCAGGAATTGTTGGTGGCTCAGTCCGTGGTGGAAGAAAAGGTGAAGTTGTTTATGCAATTGATGGTGTTCCTGTAACAGATGTTTACGATGGTTCAACGGTTGTTGATGTGAATGCAAATTCAATTCAGGAACTTCAGTTTATCAGTGGTGCATTTAATGCTGAATATGGAAGAGCACTTTCTGGTTATGTTAACATCGCAACAAAAGATGGTGATAATAAGTTTAACGGAACTTTCACTTCTTATATTGGTGATTATTACAGCACTAACGATAAAATCTTCCGCGACATCAAAAACTTTCAGCCAGTTAATATCAGAAATTTCGAGGGAAGTTTCAGTGGTCCTATCATTCAGAACACTTTATTCTTTTATCTGAATGCAAGATATATTTACTTTGGCGGATGGATAAACGGAAAGAGAGTGTTTAATCCTTGGAACATAACTGAAAATCGCGGCGCATCTTTCCCGCTTGCAGAAAGATATATTTTAAGTGTTAATCCTGATAGTGGTTTGGGCGATGGCAAAATTGTTCCGATGAATTGGAACGAAAAAATTTATGGTCAGGGAAAACTTACTTACAGACCATTTACCAATTTTAAAATAAACTATAGCTATTTCCTCGATAAGGTTGATTATCAGGATTACGATCATTCATTTGCCTATAATCCTGATGGTGATTATAAGAGATTCAGAAAAGGATATACAAACATTCTCGGTTTAACTCACACACTTACTCCAAATTCATTTTACACTCTGAACTTTACATACTTCTTCAAGAGTTACAAACAGTATGTGTATGAAGATCCGAATGATCCAAGATATACTAATGATGTATTGCTCGGTCAACAGCCGGCTGAGGTTCCAAGTTTCAGAACAGGTGGAACTCAGGCAGGAAACTTTAAGAGACTTACAAATACTTACGGTGTGAAATGGGATTTCACCTCGCAGGTTGATAAAATTAATATGGTAAAATTTGGTGTTGAATTTAATTATCACAACCTCGGATTTGATGATATTTATCTTATGCAACCACTAAATACAGAAGACCCAAGAGTTACAAGAAATCCTTTCGTCAGAAGATACATACCTAATCCGGATGACCCGAATGAAAATCTTAACATCAATCGTTATATCCGCAAGCCAATAGAATTTTCTGCATATCTACAGGACAAAATTGAATTAAATGAAATGATCATAAATGTTGGTGTTCGTATGGATTATTTTAAACCAGATGGAAAGCTTCTGGTTGATCCAACTGATCCTGATGTTTACAGACCAAAGAAACCGGAAAATATTGCTCTTTCGCTTGAAGAAAGAAAAGCTAAATGGTATAAAGATCCAACTGATAAAATACAACTTAGTCCAAGACTTGGTATAGCTTTTCCGATTACCGACAGAGGAGTAATTCACTTTTCATACGGACACTTTTTCCAGATTCCAAACTTTGATATTCTCTTCACTAACCCTGAATATAAGTTTGGTTTCGGAACTGGTAACCTTGGAATTGCCGGTAACCCAGACTTAAAGCCACAACAAACAATAAGTGGTGAAATTGGATTGCAACAAGCTTTAACTGATGATATCACTTTTGACTTAACAGGTTATTTCAGAGATATAAGAAATCTTGCCGGAACAAGAGCAGATGAAATAAGAATATTTGGCGGAACTTCCACTTACAGTCAGTTTGTGAATAGTGACTTTGGATTTGTTAAAGGAATTGTTTTCACATTAACAAAAAGATTGTCGAACAACTGGTCAGCTACAATTGATTACACATTCCAATCAGCAAAAGGGAATGCATCTGATCCGGCAGCAACACGAAATGCTATCGCCGGTGGTGCTCAACCAGAAATTCAGTTAGTCAGATTAGATTGGGACCAGACTCATACGGTTAATGCAACATTTTCATATACATCAGAAGCTGATTGGGGCTTTAGCTTGATTGGCTCTTATGGAAGTGGTTTTCCTTATACTCCGACACAATCATTTAATCTATCGGCGTTGTTAACAAATAGCGAACTTAAACCATCTTCATTCAATGTTGATTTAAGAGCTTATAAAGATATTCAGCTTGGTTTTATGAAAATTAGTTTCTTCACCCGTGTTTACAATTTGTTTGATATTCAGAATCAGGTTAATGTTTACAACGACAGCGGCACAGCAGATTTTACAATTGATGAATATTTAAGACGCAGAGAGGGAAATCCTGAATTAGTTAATACACTTGATGAATATTACCGAAACCCAACATTTTATTCTGAACCAAGAAGAATAGAAGTTGGAGCAACATTATTCTTTTAA
- a CDS encoding zf-HC2 domain-containing protein, with protein MSKENPNCKEVMQHICESLGEDLNSEKCIAIKHHLDNCSGCQSYFKTVELTIDLYKKYNVEIPQDAHKRLMNFLNLSDCDE; from the coding sequence ATGAGTAAAGAAAATCCAAATTGCAAAGAAGTTATGCAGCACATTTGTGAAAGTTTAGGTGAAGACCTGAACTCTGAAAAATGTATTGCAATAAAACATCATCTTGATAATTGTTCAGGATGTCAGAGTTATTTTAAAACCGTTGAACTTACAATTGATCTTTACAAAAAATACAATGTTGAGATTCCTCAGGATGCTCACAAACGATTAATGAATTTTCTGAACCTTTCGGACTGCGACGAATAA